TAATCCTCAAATGTTACGGCCGCGCTCTTCCGGCGCCGGTACAAGTTCCCATAAGCCAGGGTCTATGGTTAATCTGGATGACCCAAACCCGCTCGGCCGAGCTCTCGAGGAGAGGTATACGTGGCAACCCATCCGGTAGTGTTCCTGCTCGATATCGATAACACCCTGGTAGACAATGACGCAGTCGTCGCGGATTTGATGAAGCACCTCGAGCGCGATGTCGGCGCCGAACAGCAAAAGCGCTACTGGGAATTCTTCGAGCAACTGCGCAGCGAGCTCGGTTACGCCGATTACCTGGGAGCGCTGCAACGCTACCGGGTCGTCTACCCCCGCGACTTCAAGATTCTCGGCGCCTCGATGTACCTGGTGGACTATCCGTTCGCCAACCGCCTGTTTCCGGATTCGCTCGACGCGATCGAACATGCCCGGAAGATGGGTAAGGCAATAATTCTGTCCGATGGAGACGTGGTCTTTCAGCCCCACAAGATTTACCGCTCGGGCATCTACGACGCGATCGACGGCGAGGTGTTGATCTACATACACAAGGAAACCGAACTGGATGATGTCGCGCAGCGATACCCGGCGGACCACTACGTACTGGTCGATGACAAGGTGAGGATCCTGGCGGAGGTGAAGCGCCAATGGGGAACGTGCGTGACTACGGTGTTCCCAAGACAGGGCCACTATGCCAATGACCCGAAGGAAGTGGCGAAGTATCCGGCGCCCGACTTCACGATCGAACGGATTGGGGAATTTCTCAAATTTGATCTGGACACGTTGCTAAAAGGTGCTCGTCCCGCGCGGTGAGCCGGGACGTCATCGCGGCCACGCGGGCGCCGATTCTTACCAACCTCTAGCCGACGAGCACCGCCAAAATTCCTCACCGGCAGCTTCGAAGCGCACGGGGTTCAAATTTCGGAGGTGGCGGTATGTTTCGGCTTGACGGGAAAATCGCGGCGGTAACCGGAGCTGGGTCGGGGATTGGCCGCGCGATCGCCAACACCTTCACCAATGCGGGTGCGCGCGTGTTTGTAATGGAGCGCGACGCCAGGGCCGGGGAGGAGACCGCGGCGGACATTCGCGCGAAAGGTGGGGCATCGACCGCGATCGATTGCGACGTGACCTCGGCGCAATCAGTTCAGGCGGCCTTCGGCCGGATCGACCGGGAAGCCTCTCGTCTCGACATCCTCGTCAACAATTGCCGGCATCGCGCATATCGGAACCGTTGAAAACACCAGCGAAGGCGATCTCGATCGCATCTACGCGGTCAACGTCAAGGGATTGTTTCTTTGCTCGCAGGCGGCGGTGGCGCGGATGAAAAGGGACGGTGGCGGTGCGATTCTCAATCTTGCTTCGATCGCCTCGCTGATCGGCCTGGTCGATCGATTTGCATACTCGATGAGCAAGGGTGCGGTGTTGGCGATGACCCGATCGATCGCCGTGGACTTCATTGGCGACAAGATCCGCTGCAACTGCGTCTGCCCGGCCCGCGTACATACGCCGTTCGTTGACGGATACCTTAACAACACCTATCCGGGCCGTGAAGCGGAGATGTTCAAGCAGCTTTCCGAGTATCAACCCGTCGGGCGAATGGGTACGCCGGAGGAGGTAGCGGCGCTCGCCCTTTATCTATGCTCAGATGAAGCATCGTTCATCACGGGACAGGCTTATCCAATTGATGGCGGCGTGCTGGTCTTTTAGGACGGAATCAATTGCCATGAAACAGTATGGACAGACCATCAACCTCAAGGACGACCCAGAAATTCGGCGTCGCTACGTCGAATATCACGCCACGGCGTGGCCGGAGGTTCAGCAAGGTTTGAAGTCGGTTGGCATCCGCAGGATGCTCATCTGGATGCTGGGACGCCAGCTCTTCATGTTCATGGAGACCGATGACGATTTCGATTTGGCGCGCGACTTCGCGCGCTATGAAAAGAGTTCCCCGCGAGTGCAGGAATGGCAGCAGTTGATGGCCACGTTTCAGGAGCCCACGGTGCATGCGAAGCCCGGAGAGTGGTGGGCGCAGATGGAATTGGTGTTCCGTCTAGAGTAGCGAGTCGAGGCGGGTGGTGCTTGCAGCGGGTGCCAATGCCCGGCCCAGGGATAGAACCTCTGGCGTGGCGCTTGGATAGGCCGGCTCGAGCAGCGCGCCGCCGTCGGCGCTCAGCAATCTAAGGAGGAGGCCGGCCAAGGCGGGGTTACCGGCGCCATTTGGGACCCTGCGGAAATTCGTAGTCATCTAAAGAATGCGGCTTCATCTCTATGCTGAAGCCGGGCGCAGTCGGGACGATATAGCGACCGCCCCGAGACGAGACGGGGTTGAGGAAATGCTCGTGCAGATGGTCGGCGAATTCGGTCATTCGGCGCTCGAGACTGCCGCTCACGCAGATGTAGTCAATCAGCGACACGTGCTGGGCGTACTCGCAGAGACCGAGACCACCCGCGTGCGGGCAGACCGGAACGTTGAATTTCGCAGCGAGCAGAAGAACCGCCAGCGCTTCGCTGAGTCCGCCGAGGCGACAGTTGTCGAACTGGCAGAAATCGATCGCACCGGCCTGCATAAGCTGCTTGAAGATGACGCGGTTGGCGCCATGTTCGCCGGTCGCTACACCGATTGGATGAATCGCGCGGCGAATGGCGGCATGTCCGAGAATATCGTCGGGGCTGGTGGGCTCTTCGATCCACAGCGGGTGGAACTCCGCGAGCG
The sequence above is drawn from the Candidatus Binataceae bacterium genome and encodes:
- a CDS encoding L-rhamnose mutarotase encodes the protein MKQYGQTINLKDDPEIRRRYVEYHATAWPEVQQGLKSVGIRRMLIWMLGRQLFMFMETDDDFDLARDFARYEKSSPRVQEWQQLMATFQEPTVHAKPGEWWAQMELVFRLE
- a CDS encoding SDR family NAD(P)-dependent oxidoreductase, yielding MFRLDGKIAAVTGAGSGIGRAIANTFTNAGARVFVMERDARAGEETAADIRAKGGASTAIDCDVTSAQSVQAAFGRIDREASRLDILVNNCRHRAYRNR
- a CDS encoding SDR family oxidoreductase, which codes for MYAVNVKGLFLCSQAAVARMKRDGGGAILNLASIASLIGLVDRFAYSMSKGAVLAMTRSIAVDFIGDKIRCNCVCPARVHTPFVDGYLNNTYPGREAEMFKQLSEYQPVGRMGTPEEVAALALYLCSDEASFITGQAYPIDGGVLVF
- a CDS encoding enolase C-terminal domain-like protein, translating into LAEFHPLWIEEPTSPDDILGHAAIRRAIHPIGVATGEHGANRVIFKQLMQAGAIDFCQFDNCRLGGLSEALAVLLLAAKFNVPVCPHAGGLGLCEYAQHVSLIDYICVSGSLERRMTEFADHLHEHFLNPVSSRGGRYIVPTAPGFSIEMKPHSLDDYEFPQGPKWRR
- a CDS encoding HAD family hydrolase yields the protein MATHPVVFLLDIDNTLVDNDAVVADLMKHLERDVGAEQQKRYWEFFEQLRSELGYADYLGALQRYRVVYPRDFKILGASMYLVDYPFANRLFPDSLDAIEHARKMGKAIILSDGDVVFQPHKIYRSGIYDAIDGEVLIYIHKETELDDVAQRYPADHYVLVDDKVRILAEVKRQWGTCVTTVFPRQGHYANDPKEVAKYPAPDFTIERIGEFLKFDLDTLLKGARPAR